The following are encoded in a window of Castanea sativa cultivar Marrone di Chiusa Pesio chromosome 9, ASM4071231v1 genomic DNA:
- the LOC142610328 gene encoding ABC transporter G family member 22 isoform X2: MASNSMFTDVSYKVILKGMRTSEEKDILNGITGSVNPGEVLALMGPSGSGKTTLLNLLGGRLIQPTVRGSITYNDHPYSKFLKSRIGFVTQDDVLFPHLTVKETLTYAALLRLPKTLTKEQKEKRAIDVIHELGLERCQDTMIGGSFVRGVSGGERKRVSIGNEIIINPSLLFLDEPTSGLDSTTAMRTVQLLQDIAEAGKTVVTTIHQPSSRLFHKFDKLILLGKGSLLYFGKASEATVYFSSIGCSPLIAMNPAEFLLDLANGNLNDVSVPSELEDKVQMGNSDTETRNGKPSPAIVHEYLVEAYETKVADKEKKKLMDPIPLDEEVKSKVSSPKRQWGASWWEQYSILFCRGIKERRHDYFSWLRITQVLSTAFILGLLWWQSDNKSPKGLQDQAGLLFFIAVFWGFFPVFTSIFTFPQERAMLSKERAADMYRLSAYFVARTTSDLPLDLILPVLFLLVVYFMAGLRLSAGPFFLTMLTVFLCIVAAQGLGLAIGATLMDLKRATTLASVTVMTFMLAGGFFVQRVPIFISWIRYMSFNYHTYKLLLKVQYEDITPTINGMRIDNGLTEVSALVAMVFGYRLLAYLSLRRMKPQSG; encoded by the exons ATGGCTAGCAATAGCATG TTCACAGATGTGTCATACAAGGTAATTCTCAAAGGAATGAGGACCAGTGAGGAGAAAGATATTCTAAATGGGATTACTGGTTCAGTGAATCCTGGGGAGGTTTTGGCATTGATGGGACCTTCAGGAAGTGGAAAGACAACACTTCTAAATCTACTCGGTGGCAGATTGATTCAGCCTACTGTTCGTGGTTCAATTACTTACAATGATCATCCTTATTCCAAGTTCCTAAAAAGCAG GATAGGATTTGTGACTCAAGACGATGTCCTATTTCCTCACCTTACAGTGAAGGAAACATTGACTTATGCAGCCCTGCTACGACTCCCAAAGACACTGACAAAAGAGCAAAAGGAAAAACGAGCAATAGATGTCATTCATGAGCTAGGCTTGGAGAG GTGCCAAGACACTATGATTGGTGGCTCCTTTGTTCGTGGTGTGTCAGGCGGAGAGAGGAAAAGAGTTTCTATTGGCAATGAGATTATAATCAACCCGTCCCTTCTGTTTCTTGATGAACCAACATCTGGCTTAGATTCTACTACTGCAATGAGAACTGTCCAGTTGTTACAAGACATTGCAGAG GCTGGAAAAACAGTGGTAACAACAATTCATCAGCCATCAAGTAGACTCTTCCACAAATTTGACAAGTTGATCCTTCTAGGGAAAGGTAGCTTGCTCTACTTCGGAAAAGCATCAGAAGCAACGGTGTATTTCTCATCTATAGGATGTTCCCCTCTAATTGCCATGAATCCAGCAGAGTTCTTGCTAGACCTTGCAAATGGAAACCTAAATGATGTCTCAGTACCATCAGAGTTGGAGGACAAAGTGCAAATGGGAAATTCAGATACTGAAACAAGGAACGGGAAACCGTCTCCTGCCATAGTGCATGAG TATCTTGTGGAAGCCTATGAGACAAAAGTTGCCgacaaggaaaagaagaaacttATGGATCCTATACCCCTCGACGAAGAAGTGAAATCAAAGGTGTCTTCTCCGAAGAGACAATGGGGTGCAAGCTGGTGGGAACAGTATTCCATACTGTTCTGCAGAGGAATCAAAGAACGGCGGCATGATTATTTTAGCTGGTTAAGAATTACCCAAGTTCTCTCAACAGCATTTATCTTGGGATTACTGTGGTGGCAGTCTGATAATAAGAGCCCCAAAGGCCTGCAAGATCAG GCAGGACTGCTTTTCTTCATTGCAGTCTTCTGGGGATTCTTTCCTGTCTTCACATCAATCTTCACATTCCCTCAAGAAAGAGCCATGCTAAGTAAAGAACGAGCAGCTGACATGTACAGACTAAGTGCATATTTTGTGGCTAGGACTACAAGTGACCTTCCACTTGACCTTATACTACCAGTACTGTTCCTTCTTGTTGTCTATTTCATGGCGGGATTGAGACTAAGTGCTGGTCCCTTCTTCCTAACCATGCTTACAGTCTTCCTCTGCATTGTGGCGGCTCAG GGACTTGGACTAGCTATTGGGGCTACATTAATGGACTTAAAGAGGGCAACCACTCTGGCTTCAGTAACTGTGATGACCTTCATGCTGGCTGGTGGGTTCTTTGTGCAG CGAGTTCCAATATTCATCTCTTGGATTCGCTATATGTCTTTCAACTACCACACATACAAGCTTCTTCTCAAGGTGCAGTATGAAGACATCACACCCACCATAAATGGGATGAGAATAGACAATGGCTTAACAGAAGTCAGTGCCTTGGTAGCTATGGTTTTTGGTTACCGTCTTTTGGCATACCTCTCTTTGCGGAGGATGAAGCCCCAATCTGGATAA